The genomic region ATCATCTTCATGCCGAGACGGATGTCGTCCAGGCCGAAGGCCTCCATGAGCAGCATCTGCAGGTCGGCGCGCGCGACCGGGTACGGCTTCTGCCCCGTCATCTCGGTGACCGGCGCGAGGCTGAAGCGGCACATCGTCTCGCCGGTGTGCCCGTCCTGGTAGGACATGTACGCCATGTCGCCGCCGAGCGCGGCGACCTCGTCGGCCAGGCCGAGCCAGTTGAGCACCTTCACGCCGTTCGACCACAGCGACAGGGCGGCACCGACGGGCTTGTTCTCGCGCATGCGGTCGTAGATGACCACGTCGTGCCCGAGGCGCTTGAGGGCGATGCCGGCGCTCGTTCCGCCGATGCCGGCCCCGATGACGATGATCTTCATCCTTCAGCTCCCTCGATACGTCGAATACGCGAACGGACTCAGCAGCAGCGGCACGTGGAGGTGCCGGTCGCCTTCGACGGTGAAGGTGATCGTGACCAGGGGGTAGAACGTCTCGACCCCGCGGTGCCCGAAGTACGCACCCGTGCCGAACGTGAGGGCGTAGGTGCCCGGGGTCAGCAGCTCGGGCCCGAGGGCCAGTCGGCCGTCGGCGTCCGTG from Microbacter sp. GSS18 harbors:
- the uraH gene encoding hydroxyisourate hydrolase; protein product: MTHLTTHILDASIGLPAPGVVVSLARHGADGTEAVAEGVTDADGRLALGPELLTPGTYALTFGTGAYFGHRGVETFYPLVTITFTVEGDRHLHVPLLLSPFAYSTYRGS